GCccatcagcagctgcagcaccgtCCCCTCCGGCTGCCAGTCTCCAAAatgctgctccagccccacGTTGCCCTCCTGGGGGAAAAGCAGCACCGAGGGCTCCTCCGACTGCACCAGGCGCTCCAGGGCAGCCGTCTCTGACAGGTTGAGCAGTTGATGTGGGAGAGTCTCCATCATCTGGAAGTCCAaccagtgctgggagctgggctgggtgggCGGCTCGCTGCGGGGGCTCAGCACCCGGCGGATGAAGAGGGTCAGCACACCCAGGAACTGCCCGCTGTCCCCCAGTGTTGGGGATGTGGTGTTGGATGGGCTGGCAGTGGTGTGGGGTGGCAGCTCTGCGGTGCCAGGATAGGGTGGGCTGTGGGGAGAAGACAGTGGGGTCAGAGTGGTGCTCTGGATTGGGACAAAGCACTCCCAGACCACCCTGGGACCACAGTGCCCTTTTCCCCCCATGGTTTTCCATGCACAGACCTGAGCTGCGGGTAGGGAGCCACATCCACCACTCCACTGGCAGAGAGATAGGAGGAAGGGCCTGCAGTATCATCCCCAGGTGGTGAcccagccagcaggagcagcaccgGAGTCATCCTGGTGAAACACTTCTCATCCGAGCCAAAGAGGAGCTTCTGGGTCTCCATGAGGGACAGAGGGGCACCTGGAgatggggacacaatggggacagTGCTGTAGGGCCCCCTCAGTCCTTCATCACTGCCAGATCCCCAGTGCTCAGCCATCAGCACCAGTGTCCCCATGGGCTGTCCCCATCCCTACCTCCATCCCCATGGTGTCTGATGGTCAGGGACACCTGGAAgctcagctccttgctgctgctggtcACGGAAGCCACCGAGGCTCTGAGGAGCAGGTACTGGGTGTCCCTAGTGAAGCAAAGGCTCTGTGGGGAGCAAAAGACACAAGAGCCTCTGAGAGCCTATGGGAAGCATCACAGGGGTCAGCAAGACCCCTCTACAGTCCAGTCCCTGTTTCCCAGGCACCCAGGGACTGATCCAGCCCAAGGTATGGAGTAAGGAGGCCCTGGAACTGGTCAGGTTAGGAAGAACTGGGAGGCAAAAGAGTAGGGTACAAGAGCAGCTGGGCACTGCAATCTGGGCTGTGCACCCCCAGGGCATGGGATGAACACCTCCAGTTCGGGCTGAGCACCCCTTGGTGTTGTCCTTTTGTCCCTGGCAGCAGCTTGGGGACAGGGTAACAGCACCATCTTCAGGCATTGCTCCACCCAGACTGCCCCAGTGGGAGGGATGGTGGGAGGGTGTGGGAAAAGTGCTGCGGTGgggtggggaagaggaagggagagaatgGGATACAGAGACAtctgggaggggatgggatgggaaaaCCTCAGGAAGGAAATAGGGAAGATGCTGGAAAGGAATAGGATGGGATGAGTGCtgtgatggggaggggatgggatgctgcagggcaaGCAGAGCCAATGCCCCCCCCACTAGCCCCCTGCCCCCCCAGGGTCACCCACCTGCTCCTGTGTCAGCCCCATGccctccaccagcagctcctggcgGCCCTCAGCCCCTCGCCCCGTGGGGCTGCCCGGgtagaagagcagcagagcgacgtgcagctctcccagcacccGCCCAACCTCCGCCTGGAACGGCAGCCTGAACCAGAGCCGGGCCTTTGCTTCCCACTTCACTGCAAAGAGAGCACAGGGCGGGTGATGCACGCAGCCATAACACAGtgcagagggagaggaaggggctCCGGGGCCCCTTCACAGCACTCAGAGCAGTGGCAAAGCATGGGTGATGGAGGGCAGCATGGCCCGTTTGGTGGGGACCTTCTGAGGACCATTGCTGGTTCTCAGACATAACAGACCCAAACTTCAACGATTGGGACAGAAAGGGGAAcatgctgctgctccagaaCCAAACCGAGCAGTGCAGAACCCACTGATGCCCATTGCACACAGGCTCTCACTGCTATGAAAGCTTCTGACACACACGTACACACAAGGAGAGGTTCCGTTGCACGGATTTACCTTAAAGCAAACCCAACCTGCAAATCCAACTCTTCACCCACACCTCCATCTCAGGCCCATCGATTGCATTGGCCTCCCCGACACCACAACCCTCCAGCTCCTACCTTCCTCCAGGTGCAGGACGAGGAAGCGCTGCAGCCTCATGCCGGGCCCCACCAGgtgctcctggagctgctgcagtggtcGGAGAACAGACTGTGCATCCTCACCTGGGCACAGCCCAAAGGTCTCAGGGCTGCGGTGCTCCCAGCCGGCGTGCAGCACCTTGATGAAGGCGCTCTCATAGCGGGTGAGGACCCCCACCACCtccaggtgggatgggggcacCTTGTTGCGCTCCATCTTCAGGCGGCACACGGGGCCCTCCAGCCCCCCCAGGGGCCAGGGCTGCAAGCTGGAGCCGTCAGCCTGTGTGCAGCTTGCTGCAAGCTCAGGGAGGAGGTGAGAAGCTACGGTCATCTTCAGCCTCACTGCCGAGCCAGGTCGCTCTCTGCTCTCATTTTCCCTCCTTGCTCCAAGTCCCATCTCCTCTGAGAagctctgccccagcacagcctctgcTCCAGGGGTTCCCTTTCTCGGCAGAGCTGCAGAgcggagcagcagcaccagatATGGCAGCAGCACCCCGAGAACTGCCTTCATCCTCCCTGTTCCAACGCACTCAGAGCCGCCAGCCGAGCTGCCCGACGTACCTCTGTGTGAGGGAGGACTGTGTCTCCCTTTTAAAAGCGGTGGCCTTGAGTGGCCAACACACAACACACCTCCCCTGCGAAACACGGCCGCTGTCCCGCTGCAAAGGAGGGAGGGGTGGGTCGGAGGAACCCTCCTGTTCTATTTTTGGGTTTGCATCCAGTAATTTAAAAAcgaagaaaagaagaaaaaaaaacaaacccaaactgtGAAGCTGTTTCCTTTGGGTTGTTGTAGGGATGCACGTCCTTGAGTTGTTTTGAGAGAAGGGTGGAAGTCGGGGCCGGAGGTTTCGCAGGGATTGGCAACACAACATCCCCATCAGCAGCGACAGGAGGAGCGGGCTGTGCACACCTGCGGGAGGGGGTGAAGATAACAGGAGAGACAAAGGAAATGCCCCAAGCTCCCTCTGCTGGGTGCCTCCCCCCCCCAGGGCATAGAGAATGCATGTGTCTCCAGCCACGTGCAGGTGCCAATGTACCTGTACAAGCTCCCAGTGCATGGGCTCAGCCTCCTCTGTGTTCCCAGGACCTGTGCAGGATGGAGCTCAGGATACGGCCCCAGCACAGACCCAAAGAGCTCACAAACAGGAGGCTCAGCTGAATTGTTTCAGGCCCGTGATGGGCATCAACAGCTCAAAGAGCAGCAAGACGGAGGGAGCTGCCAGTGAAAGCTCACCTGGTGCTTTTCAAAGCAACCTCACAGCAAGATTTTAACCAATTACACGGGAAgacagggaggaagaaaaagtgaaaaccTTTTAATGGACCTACAGGATCTAGTCAAAATCACTGgcatacaaaacaaaactattttacCCCAATCAGTTGTGACCTGCATATAAAAAACTATGAGCCAGATGAGTCTGGTGGGTTGGAGAGGCTTCAGTTGGAAGGAGGTGGAGGGGGAATAGTGCCCGGCCCctctgtggggagggggggtctCATCATGGGTGGCAGAGGAGCAGGGGGAGGGACACCGGGCGCTGGGGGGAGCTGAGGTGGCACTGGAGGGGGTGGGACTGGTCCGGTTGGTGGCATGGGGGGCAGAGTCATCCCTCCTGGAGGAGGTGGAGGCATTGAGTCCGGCAGAGGGGGTCTGGGGGGCAACCCGTTCATCAGCGGGGGTGGAGGAGGCCTCTTCACAGTCGGAGGGCCCGGAGGAAGGTTGGGAGGAGCTGGGGGCTTCTCCATTTTGAAGTGGAATTGAAGGAAGAactggggagagggagaaaagcaaagagaagggaaCGATCAGCTCTCAGGACAACTTTGTGCCATCACACATCAATGATTTTAGCACCAAAGCCAAACAGATTGAACTCCATGGTCTTTTCCCCCAGGCTCTgccctcccccaccccctcttCAACCCTTAAGAAAGATGCTGCCATGCTCCTGCTACCTGTTTGGTTTCCCTGTTCCAGTGGGTCCAAAactttccctctgctttgtCGATTTCTCTGCTTGGCACCtgcaacaaaaaagaacagggAGCTATTATTAGCAGCACCAGATTAGCTCAGTGGCCCTTTTTAGCACCAGAGCCCACCAGATAAGCAGTTATTCCAGGCCTTTGTGAGATGCGCTCGTCTCGGATGTTATTAGATAGAGATGGGGGCAGCAAAGAATTGAGTTACTTCCCTATCGGTCAAGGACAAGAATGCTGGCAGAAAAAACCCCTCTAAACATCTGCACAAAGGCTGAGAGCAGAGACCAGGAGGATCCTTTTTGCTCCAGACACTAAGAATTCAATGGCTCCCCAGAGCTCAACGCAGAGCCCGGTTTTCATGCCAGAGTCCTCCAGTAATTCTCAAGCAGAGTTTAACAACTTCCAGTCGTGTCTTCTTCACCTTCCTTTCCAGGCCATTAACCTCCCCAAAGGCTAAAACAGAACAAGTCTATGACGGCCATCACTGGGAACTAATGTCCTGGAAAATATGGGAACTCTCCCTGCCATCAGTCAGTCCCAAACATTACCTTGAAGGCGATGGTTTCGTagggctctgctgccatcaggaGGTATTGCCAGCGCCGATCAGGGGGCTCAATCCTTTGCTCATACGCTGACATGAAGCGATGGCGAGGCATGATGCTTTCTGCGATCTCCGGGTAATCGATCTGTTGGGGTATTATGGCAGGTTTACAACACTCCTCCATACAGAACAAACTCTTCAGCTATGCAAGAATTCAAGGGAAGCTTCTGACTGCTCATTTAGCCACGTTTTTACTTGGATAACCCAGAAACCAAGAATCTGATCTTACctggaagagaaggctctgctGGCCTGTCTCTGGATCTCTCTGTTTGGTCACtatagagaaaataagaaagctcAGTACACTACATAAAGGTCAGTACAGTATTACTTCAGCCCTAGGAAGAtccaaacagcaaaacatgacaggattttgtttcctatttattaaataaaatgccaCAATGCCTTCAGCCAAAGTTCCTGAGGGTATCTactgaaatgcagctgctgtggggcacagacACTGACACAATATGCATGGAGATAAAGAAGCCATGTCTTGTACTGAAGGCCAAAAtgaaacagaggggaaaaaaactgagtTATACATCCAGTGGGTGACTTGTGAGCAATAGTATATTGCTCTGCCATAATAGAGATGGCAGAGCAcaataaaagggaaagagagacTGAAGCAATGCCACCATCTCCCATATGACTACAGTAAGAACTGACAGAGACTGAGACGTACTGATCTATTATTAAAATGGCTCTCACTCGACTGTCAGCAATAAAGAGACAACCCATGGGTAATTTAAACAATAAAGGACATCAGGAGATAAGCCCATATCTTATTTATGGATAGCTCTGCTAAAAAGGCTGATGAACAATTCatgcccacagcactgcacttcAAGCAAGCTCCAGCAGCCACGGGGTATCTGCTATGACAGGCACTGCTGACAAACCTTTGTAACCTGGTCGTCCAATTTTCACAAACTTCTTCACTTCCACTTTGACTTTTTCTGGTGCAGGTTGGGCAGGAGCTTCCTTTGCTTCCTTGGCAGCTCGACGAGCCCTGGGTTCATTGGAAACGCGCAGTGTTAAATGGTTATCAGCACTTGGTTCTGAAGGATACTCTAAAAGGCAGAGTGAGTTCTGTATGACGGAGCATTCAGCACTTCACAGAAAGCATAATGGGaaactgctgctcctcctccacAAGCACCATGGGAGGCCAGTTCCACTCCTTGCCTTGACTACAATCTGTCACCTCCATCACCTCACCCACTCCTAAGAGGACTTTGATGTCCAGCTCCACAGATGGAGCTGAGATGACTTCTTAAAAgtcaaaaaggaaatgaattacACAAGCCAGGTATCTAAAGCAGAGCAAACCTGAATTCTTAGATTAAAGCTTACAAACTTTTCTCAAGCTGTATTCATAAAACAGCTTCCCTTACAGTTATACTTAATCTAAATGCCATAGCTGGCTTTGAAGTGGAGCTTGTCAGCACCACtgttcagagcagagctggtgaaTGCctaggaaacaaacagagacaAAGAGCATTCAAGCCCAGAGTGCTACTACATGATGGAGGCCAAGATTTATAGGTGCTCATTATCTAATTTTAATGTGCCCAAGTAATGGAGAATAACACGGTGGAGAATGACTTACAGATTGGTCTGATGCTTCTTCCCCTGCGTATGTGCCAGGTAACTTCcctggggggaaaagaaagttaTGAAGACTGAACTGTTCCTGAACAGAAAGATATTTGTCACAGATGAGAGGTGACATTTCACACTGACAAAGATATTTTAatcctcagagcacagcagaatCAAACTCACAAATTTCAGATTGCTCACAACTGCTGAACTGTCAGAAACTTGTCATGCTTAACACACACAGCCTCTGCTCCCCCCATTGGCCCTCCAGCAATCAGCCAACGGGAACAGCTTCGGTTCCAGCACTTGGAGCTAGAATTAGTCTAAAATATCTGCTGCCATGGAGATCAAGACAGACAGCTGCTCAACTCACCTCATTGTTATGGAGCGTCAGGCAAAGCTTGCATTCATAAGAACCCAAGTGATTTTTCATAAAATAGGGGTCCTAGGAAGAGAAGGATTGAAAAGTTACATGTAAAATCTGCATTGGAACAACTGAACAACCGAGATTctaaagcagagctgcactgtaaGAACTCTATGAGCTCATGGAGTGAAGGGATCAGCACAACACTGCTTTAGGAATatagagaaaaaggaacaagagCAGTTGTGTTCACTGGTAACAGCACACCCAACTGCAGCATAATAAGAACCAGTGCCAAGACTGAACATAACAGAAGCCCAGTGCTGGTATCCCTCTGCTTGGCCCTTCCACATGTTGCTCGAGTCCCTCATCAGTGGGAACAGAAGTATTTATTCCACTCCACAGATCCCCACTAAACCTCTCACTCTCTGCTGAGATGAAGCCCTGACCTCACCCCATGTAGCCTGCAGGACTGGGGCTCACCTTGTTGATGTCAATGGTCTCCAAAGCCAGTTGCCGAAGCCTCTCCCTGCGGTCTCGGTTGCTTTCTGAGGCTGAAGCTACGCCTCCACTCCCCGTTTTACCTCCAGGACGGTGCTGAAAATCCATGGTGGGGATTTCTGGGCTTTGGAgacttcaggagaaaaataaaataaaagtctggaaaaatgaagaaaagacacATAAGTGACAACACAGCCCTAAGCTGGGCCTCGCATTGAGCCCTGCCACGAGGACACGGCCCAGGCACTGCCATTACCTCAGCAAGAGACAAAaccacccccagcccacctCTACCCTCTCACACAGGGTCACACACCCCCCAGCCACTAACATGGGGGTCACAACCCCCCAGACACCCCCTCACCCCCCTCTAAACACCCCCATTCCCTCAGCGAGCACCAAAGCTCACCTCAAAGCCCCCTACAAACACCCCCCGAACTCTCCATGCCACTTATAGCCCCCCAGTTTCCTTTTGGAGGGTCCTGTCCCTCCACTAAGAACCCCTCTAAGCCCCCTCACCCCCCTCATTCTCCAGTGCAGGTCACAGGCTCCATAGGTTCCATAGGCCCCACAGGCTCCATAGGTTCCATAGGCCCCACAGGCTCCATAGGTTCCATAGGCCCCACAGGCTCCATAGGCCCCACAGGCTCCATAGGCCCCACAGGCTCCAAATAGGCCCATATGCCACAGCCtctataggccccataggctGCACatgccccataggccccacagCCTCCACAGCCCCCACAGGTTCCATAGGCCTCACAGGCCCCACAGGTTCCATAAGCTCCATAGGCCCCACAGGCTCTATAGGCCCCACAGGCCCTTATTCCCTTAGCGACGGTCACTGCCCCGAAACAATCCCCCACAGGGCCCAAGACCCCCCTCCAGAccaccccatcccctcaatGAGGGTCTCactcccccatatcccccctttAAGCCCCACATCCCCTCCCCCTAAATCCCCCATACCGCCGTGCTCAGCCCCGCTCCCGGCGCATGCGCTCTGCCCtcccccttccatcccctctAGTTCCGGATAGAGCACTACCGGGTCGGGTATGGGTGGTTGTAGGGTTGGGGTGGTTGTAGGGTTAGGGGTGGTTTGTAGGGTTGGGGTGGTCGTTTGGGGTCCGACATGAGGTACAACGAACGGGAGCTTGCTGTCCTGTCCAGGCAACCGGCAGAGAAAGCGGCAGAGATCCATGATGAGGGTCCCCAAGAAGGGGCAGCGGTagaggggggggtgggaagggggtgAGGGTGGAAGATGGGGGGGTTAATtgggggtgggaatggggagTGATGGATTGAGGTGTGggatgggggtaatggggtgggggtgggatggggtggggtaATGGGATGGAAACTGGGGGTATTGGGATGGGGCTGTTGGAATTGGGGGTGCTGGGGCAAGAGCTGGGGTGTTGGGATGGGGGTTGTTGGATAGAGCTGGAGGTGTTGGGATGGTGGTAAGGGATGGAATTGGGGTAATTGGGATGGGGGTATTGGGAATGGAACTGGGGTATTGGATGGGGTATTGGCATAGAGCCTGGGGGTGTTGGGATGGGGGTATTGGGATGGAACTGGGGGTATTAGGATGGGGCTGTTGGAATGGGggtgctggggcagagctggggttTTGTTTGGGATGGGGTATTGGGATGGGGGTATTGGATATGagctgggggtgggatggggatgggggtgttGGGGTGATAGGATGATGGgatgggggtaatgggatggAACTGGGGTTATTGGgatgggggtaatgggatggGGGTATTGGGATAATGCTGGGGGTGTTGGGGTGGGGACAGGAGTATTGGgatgggggtaatgggatggAACTGGGGGTATTGGGATGGGGGTGTTGGGATAGAGCTGGGGGTGTTGGGATGGTGGTAATGGGATGGAATTGGGGGTATTGGGATGGGAGTACTGGGtcagagctgggggtgctgggaTTGGGGTATTAGGAtggagctggaggtgctgggatgggagTATTGGGATGGAAGCACAGGGATCAGAACGGTGTACTGGGATAGGAGCGCTGGGATGACAATGGAAGTCCTGGGGTGGAAGCACTGGGATGGAAATGGAGATGCTGGGAGTGCTGGGATGGTTTGGGGGCCCCACACACGCTGGGCTCGCTGTCACAtcactcctttccttcttcagtgTTAAAGAAGCGCCTCGTGAAGCTCGTGGTGAACTTTCTCTTCTACTTCAGGACGGATGAAGCTGAGGTTCGgatcctgctgctcctcacacacacacagatacacacacGCACCTTTTTGCTTCACGTTTATCACGTGTGCTCTGTGGATCAGTGCAACACGGCGTCCTCCCTTCCCCCTGCACAGTTCAGGCTCCTCG
The DNA window shown above is from Coturnix japonica isolate 7356 chromosome 28, Coturnix japonica 2.1, whole genome shotgun sequence and carries:
- the AMH gene encoding muellerian-inhibiting factor isoform X2, which gives rise to MHWELVQVHWHLHVAGDTCILYALGGGGTQQRELGAFPLSLLLSSPPPAGVHSPLLLSLLMGMLCCQSLRNLRPRLPPFSQNNSRTCIPTTTQRKQLHSLALPRKGTPGAEAVLGQSFSEEMGLGARRENESRERPGSAVRLKMTVASHLLPELAASCTQADGSSLQPWPLGGLEGPVCRLKMERNKVPPSHLEVVGVLTRYESAFIKVLHAGWEHRSPETFGLCPGEDAQSVLRPLQQLQEHLVGPGMRLQRFLVLHLEEVKWEAKARLWFRLPFQAEVGRVLGELHVALLLFYPGSPTGRGAEGRQELLVEGMGLTQEQSLCFTRDTQYLLLRASVASVTSSSKELSFQVSLTIRHHGDGGAPLSLMETQKLLFGSDEKCFTRMTPVLLLLAGSPPGDDTAGPSSYLSASGVVDVAPYPQLSPPYPGTAELPPHTTASPSNTTSPTLGDSGQFLGVLTLFIRRVLSPRSEPPTQPSSQHWLDFQMMETLPHQLLNLSETAALERLVQSEEPSVLLFPQEGNVGLEQHFGDWQPEGTVLQLLMGKLQAVIHELRDIPEFQANTGLFQHLLSFCYHPPGPAVGGQPPGSGKLHALLLLKALQTVRARWQERRKVLRQNRSARHQAHCRLQELTIDLRDRNFIVMPTVYAANNCEGPCKLPLSTRVPGYHSHTVLLLGMQERGSPLQRAPCCVPIRYSDQLIISVSAEGLEVRKFPNMVAEECGCR
- the AMH gene encoding muellerian-inhibiting factor isoform X1; its protein translation is MHSLCPGGGRHPAEGAWGISFVSPVIFTPSRRCAQPAPPVAADGDVVLPIPAKPPAPTSTLLSKQLKDVHPYNNPKETASQFGGTAAVFRRGGVLCVGHSRPPLLKGRHSPPSHRALPRKGTPGAEAVLGQSFSEEMGLGARRENESRERPGSAVRLKMTVASHLLPELAASCTQADGSSLQPWPLGGLEGPVCRLKMERNKVPPSHLEVVGVLTRYESAFIKVLHAGWEHRSPETFGLCPGEDAQSVLRPLQQLQEHLVGPGMRLQRFLVLHLEEVKWEAKARLWFRLPFQAEVGRVLGELHVALLLFYPGSPTGRGAEGRQELLVEGMGLTQEQSLCFTRDTQYLLLRASVASVTSSSKELSFQVSLTIRHHGDGGAPLSLMETQKLLFGSDEKCFTRMTPVLLLLAGSPPGDDTAGPSSYLSASGVVDVAPYPQLSPPYPGTAELPPHTTASPSNTTSPTLGDSGQFLGVLTLFIRRVLSPRSEPPTQPSSQHWLDFQMMETLPHQLLNLSETAALERLVQSEEPSVLLFPQEGNVGLEQHFGDWQPEGTVLQLLMGKLQAVIHELRDIPEFQANTGLFQHLLSFCYHPPGPAVGGQPPGSGKLHALLLLKALQTVRARWQERRKVLRQNRSARHQAHCRLQELTIDLRDRNFIVMPTVYAANNCEGPCKLPLSTRVPGYHSHTVLLLGMQERGSPLQRAPCCVPIRYSDQLIISVSAEGLEVRKFPNMVAEECGCR
- the AMH gene encoding muellerian-inhibiting factor isoform X4, whose product is MGLGARRENESRERPGSAVRLKMTVASHLLPELAASCTQADGSSLQPWPLGGLEGPVCRLKMERNKVPPSHLEVVGVLTRYESAFIKVLHAGWEHRSPETFGLCPGEDAQSVLRPLQQLQEHLVGPGMRLQRFLVLHLEEVKWEAKARLWFRLPFQAEVGRVLGELHVALLLFYPGSPTGRGAEGRQELLVEGMGLTQEQSLCFTRDTQYLLLRASVASVTSSSKELSFQVSLTIRHHGDGGAPLSLMETQKLLFGSDEKCFTRMTPVLLLLAGSPPGDDTAGPSSYLSASGVVDVAPYPQLSPPYPGTAELPPHTTASPSNTTSPTLGDSGQFLGVLTLFIRRVLSPRSEPPTQPSSQHWLDFQMMETLPHQLLNLSETAALERLVQSEEPSVLLFPQEGNVGLEQHFGDWQPEGTVLQLLMGKLQAVIHELRDIPEFQANTGLFQHLLSFCYHPPGPAVGGQPPGSGKLHALLLLKALQTVRARWQERRKVLRQNRSARHQAHCRLQELTIDLRDRNFIVMPTVYAANNCEGPCKLPLSTRVPGYHSHTVLLLGMQERGSPLQRAPCCVPIRYSDQLIISVSAEGLEVRKFPNMVAEECGCR
- the AMH gene encoding muellerian-inhibiting factor isoform X3 → MKAVLGVLLPYLVLLLRSAALPRKGTPGAEAVLGQSFSEEMGLGARRENESRERPGSAVRLKMTVASHLLPELAASCTQADGSSLQPWPLGGLEGPVCRLKMERNKVPPSHLEVVGVLTRYESAFIKVLHAGWEHRSPETFGLCPGEDAQSVLRPLQQLQEHLVGPGMRLQRFLVLHLEEVKWEAKARLWFRLPFQAEVGRVLGELHVALLLFYPGSPTGRGAEGRQELLVEGMGLTQEQSLCFTRDTQYLLLRASVASVTSSSKELSFQVSLTIRHHGDGGAPLSLMETQKLLFGSDEKCFTRMTPVLLLLAGSPPGDDTAGPSSYLSASGVVDVAPYPQLSPPYPGTAELPPHTTASPSNTTSPTLGDSGQFLGVLTLFIRRVLSPRSEPPTQPSSQHWLDFQMMETLPHQLLNLSETAALERLVQSEEPSVLLFPQEGNVGLEQHFGDWQPEGTVLQLLMGKLQAVIHELRDIPEFQANTGLFQHLLSFCYHPPGPAVGGQPPGSGKLHALLLLKALQTVRARWQERRKVLRQNRSARHQAHCRLQELTIDLRDRNFIVMPTVYAANNCEGPCKLPLSTRVPGYHSHTVLLLGMQERGSPLQRAPCCVPIRYSDQLIISVSAEGLEVRKFPNMVAEECGCR
- the SF3A2 gene encoding splicing factor 3A subunit 2, which codes for MDFQHRPGGKTGSGGVASASESNRDRRERLRQLALETIDINKDPYFMKNHLGSYECKLCLTLHNNEGSYLAHTQGKKHQTNLARRAAKEAKEAPAQPAPEKVKVEVKKFVKIGRPGYKVTKQRDPETGQQSLLFQIDYPEIAESIMPRHRFMSAYEQRIEPPDRRWQYLLMAAEPYETIAFKVPSREIDKAEGKFWTHWNRETKQFFLQFHFKMEKPPAPPNLPPGPPTVKRPPPPPLMNGLPPRPPLPDSMPPPPPGGMTLPPMPPTGPVPPPPVPPQLPPAPGVPPPAPLPPMMRPPLPTEGPGTIPPPPPSN